GCTGAGGCCGGATGCCTAAGGATTGACGTAAAAGCCAGGCAAAGGGGCGGTGTCGGCAACGGCACCGCCCTTGCCTTGCGCCGTTTCGGCAACACTGTCCGAAAGTGGTATTGTTGTTCCCCTGTTCCGCGAGGCAGGCTTGGGGAAAGAACAACAGGAGATGACCATGAAAGGCACGGTCACGATCACGGGTCGCAGGGGCGCGCTGGTGTCCGGGGAATACGAAGTCACCGGCGACCGGCTGCGGGTGTTCTATGACGGGCAGGAGCGGCTGGTGCGCATCGACGGCGGCCAGGTCGATCACCTGGCCCAGGCGCTGCTGCGCGACCTCTGGCTGGGCTGATCCCGGCGGGATGAACCTCGTGCCGGGCCGATGCGGCCCGGTGCGCGTGTCTCAGGCGCCCTTGCCGCCGGGGCGGTATTCCCGCGCCAGCGCGGCCCGACCTTCGGGCGGCACGGCATCGGCCGCGGCCAGGTCCACGACCAGCAGCGCCTCGCCCCGCGCGCCCGCCATGGCCAAAGGCTGGCCGTCCGGTCCGGCGATGACCGACAGGCCGCCATAGTCCAGCCCGGCCTCGGCGCCCGCGTAATTCGCATAGGCCACCACTGCGCCACTCTCATGCGCGCGGGCCGGGACCAGCACGCGCTGGACATGCTCGAAGCCCAGCGGATTGGCGGTCGGCACCAGGATCAGCCTTGCCCCGTCCCGGGCCAGTGCGGCGGCATGGCCGGGAAATTCGATGTCATAGCAGACCAGCGTCGCCGCACCTTGCCCCGCCAGTTGAAAGACCGGTGGCAGTTCGGTGCCGCGCCGGAAGCCCGCCTGCTCCATGGCGCCATAGAGCTGGATCTTGCGGTAATGCGACAGGATCGCCCCGTCAGCGCCGATCACCGTCACGGCGTTGTAAAGCGCCTCGCCCGCGCGCTCGGCCCAGCCAAGGCACAATCCGCAGCCGGCCTCGCGCGCCATCGCGCGCAGGCGGGTGATCCATGCGCCCTCCAGCGGTTGGGCCAGCGCGGCATGCAGGTCGGGGCGGTTATAGCCGGGCAGGATCAGCTCGGGCGTCAGCAGCAGCCCGGCGCCCGCCGCCGAAGCCGCCCGCAACTGCTGGCAGATCGCCCGGAAAACCGCGTCGATCCGGCCATTTGTCGGCGGCGCCTGCCAGAGTGCAATCTTCACTTTTCAGCCCCTTCGCGGCGATACTGGCGCGCAGTCTAACCGATCCTCCGGCCTTCGCCAGCCGACCCCGTGGGAGAGCAGCATGACCGACCGCCCCGTCACCGCCTTCGGGCCGGATTTCCCCTTTGCCTATGACGACTGGCTGCGCCATCCGGCGGGCCTGGGCGCCATCCCGGCCGAGCGGTTCGGCACCAAGGTCGCGGTGATCGGCGCCGGCTGCGCCGGCATCGTCGCCAGCCACGAGTTGATGAAGCTGGGCCTGCATCCCGAGATCTATGAATCGGCCAAGCTGGGCGGCCGGCTGCGATCCGAGATCTTCGAGGGCACCGAGGACGTGGTGGCGGAACTGGGCGGGATGCGCTTTCCGGTCTCCTCGACCGCCTTCTACCATTACGTCGACCTGGTCGGGCTGGAAAGCCGGCCGTTCCCGAACCCGCTGACCGCCGCCGCCGGCTCGACGGTGATCGATCTCGAGGGCGAGACGCATTTCGCCCGCAGCCTCGACGACCTGCCCCGGCTTTACCACGAGGTCGCCACCGCCTATCGCGCCGCGCTGGAGGAGCACGCCGATTTCGCCGCGCTGCAACAGGCGGTGCGCGACCGCGACGTGGCGCGGCTCAAGGCGCTGTGGGATCCGCTGGTGGCCCAATGGGACGAGCGCACCTTCTACGATTTCGTGATCTCGTCCAGGGCGTTCCGGGGCCTCGGCTTCCGCCACCGCGAGGTGTTCGGCCAGGTCGGCTTCGGCACCGGCGGCTGGGACAGCGACTTTCCGAATTCGATGCTGGAGATCCTGCGGGTGAACCTGCTGGAACTGGACGACAACCAACGCTTCATCGTCGGCGGGGTGGAAAACGTGCTGCAACGGCTGTGGCGCCAGCCGGCGGTCTGCGTGCATTGGCCCGCGGGCACCACGCTCAGCGCGCTGAACGGCGGCGCGACGCTGGGCCGGGCCTGCCGCATCGCCCGCAAGGGATCGGGCTTCACCGTCACCGACCAATGGGGCGTTGCCCGCGATTATGCGGCCGTGCTGGTGACCTGCCAGAGCCACCTGCTGACCACCTCGGTCGCGGTGGACGAGTCGATCTTCGACCAGAAGCTGTGGATGGCGCTGGACCGCACCCGCTACATGCAGGCGGCGAAGACCTTCGTCATGGTCGACCGGCCGTTCTGGAACGACACCGATCCGGCGACCGGGCGGCCGCTGCTGTCGATGACGCTGACCGACCGGCTGACGCGGGGCAGCTATTTCTTCGACAACGGTCCCGACCGGCCGGGGGTGATCTGCCTGAGCTATTCCTGGATGACCGACGCGCTGAAGGTGCTGCCGCTGGCGCCCGAGCGGCGGGTCGAACTGGCGCTGGATGCGCTCGACAAGATCTATCCCGGCGTCGACATCCGCAGCCATATTCGCGGCGCCCCGATCTGCGTCAGCTGGGAGGCGGACGAGAATTTCCTTGGCGCCTTCAAGGGCGCGCTGCCCGGGCATTACCGCTATAACCACCGCATGTATGGCCATTTCATGCAAGGCGCGATGCCCGAGGAGCAGCGTGGCATCTTCCTGGCCGGCGACGGCATCAGCTGGACCCCGGCCTGGGTCGAGGGCGCGGTGCAGACGGCGCTGAACGCGGTCTGGGGGGTGATGGCGCATCTGGGCGGCGCCTGCGCGCCCGAGAACCCCGGGCCGGGCGAGTTGTGGCCGCGGATCGGCCCGCTGGCCCTGCCGGACTGAGGCGCAGAAAAGGCGTGACAAGCCGGCGCGGCCCGGCTAACCATGACGCCATGTCGCATCGTGATTTCTACACCGCCTCGTTTTATTGGTTCCGCTGTCCCCAGCGGAGCCGGGTTGCCGTGTAGCGTCAGGAACGCGATACCATCCCCGAAAGCCGCTGGCCCGACCGGCGGCTTTTGTCTTTCGAAAACCCCCGGTCCGGCCCTTCGCAGAGAAAGAGCCATGACCATCCAGACCGAAAACCTGCATATCGACAGCCTGCGCCTGCTGCCCGCACCCGCCGCCCTGGCGGCCGAGTTGCCGCGCGACGACGCGATCTCACGCCTCGTCACCGAAAGCCGCGCCGCGATCCGCGCCATCCTGGCCGGCCGGGACCGCCGGCTTCTGGTGGTGGTCGGCCCCTGCTCGATCCACGATCCCAAGGCCGCGCTCGACTATGCCGCGCGGCTGGCCGAGGAACGCCGGGCGCTGTCCGACCGGCTCGAGATCGTCATGCGGGTCTATTTCGAAAAGCCGCGCACCACGGTCGGCTGGAAGGGGCTGATCAACGACCCGCATCTGGACGGCTCGGACCGGATCGAGGACGGGCTGCCGATGGCGCGCCGCCTGCTTCTGGACATCAACCGCCTGGGCCTGCCGGCGGCGACCGAGTTCCTGGACCCGATCCTGCCGCAGTATTTCGCCGACCTGATCGCCTGGGGCGCCATCGGTGCGCGCACCACGGAAAGCCAGATCCACCGCCAACTGGCCTCGGGCCTGTCCTGCCCGGTCGGCTTCAAGAACGGCACCGATGGCGGCGTGCAGGTGGCGCTGGATGCGATCCGCTCGGCCGCGGGCGCGCACAGCTTCCCGGCGATCACCGCCGATGGCCGCGCCGCGATTGCCCGCACCACCGGCAATGCGGCCTGCCATCTGGTGCTGCGCGGCGGCCATGCCGGGTCGAACTACGGCGCCGCCGATGTGGAAGCCGTCGCGGCGGCGGCCGCCAGGGCCGGGGTGGATCCCGGCATCGTCATCGACGCGAGCCATGCCAACAGCGGCAAGGACGCCGCCCGCCAGCCGGCGGTGATCGCCGACATCGCCGCGCAGATCCGGGACGGCGAGACGCGCATCCGCGGCGTGATGCTGGAAAGCAACCTCGTCGCCGGGCGGCAGGATCTGGCCCCCGACCGCGTGCCGACCTATGGCCAAAGCATCACCGACGCCTGCCTGGGCTGGGAGGACACGCGCCGGCTGCTGCACGGCCTCGCCGCCACCCTGGACGCGCAGGCCCGCGCTGCCTGAGGGCTGGTCCCGGCTTTCTCTGGCCAGTTGCTGATGGCAGAAAGCCCCGCGTCCCGTCGCGGGGCCTTTCGCGACGGCGGGCGCGTGCCGCATGATCTGCACGGGAAAGGCCGCTGAGCGATCTTCGGTCCGAACGCCGCCGGGGCGCGAACCGGGGCGATCCGCTGCCGATGCCGCGGACCGCGCCCGAGACATTCGTCGGCGAGGATCCCGCCCTTCCTGGCGGTCGCGGCCGCCGCTACCAGGTCGGCGCCGACATGCTCTTCGGGCAGATCCTGCCCTATCCGGACAGTCGCCGCACGGAGACGGCCGCGATCCGCTGTCGATCGCAACGAAACGCCGCCCGGATCGGCTGATCGGGGCGGCGGGATGGCGCGGGGCATGGGGCCTGCTGCCCCGGTCGTCCTTACAGGTGGATCTGGCTGAAGGCAGCCTTGGGAATGCCCAGTTTCTTCAGGTCGCGCGCGTCCGGGGTGCGGTGCATGTCCACCGCGGCGGCGGCGTGAACGGCGGCCCGGAAGGCGCCGAAGAACGAGCGGAGGGACTGAAGGGCGGTCATCTGTCTAGCCTGTCTGTCGGTGTTTCTACGCCAACAGAGATGGGCCTCCCCCGCCGTTTCCGCAACGCAGCATTTGGGCAATGCCGCCATGTGCGCAGGGCATGGCGATCCCGGCCGCGCCGATGGCGGGCCGGGATCGCGGGTCTCAGTCCTCGTCGCCGGCAAGCTGCGCCAGCACCTGGCCCTTGCCGCGCGCCCGCAGGATCAAGGGCACGATCAGCGCCAGGGCGGCGATGCCCAGAAGCGTGGCCGCGATGGGCGAATGCAGCAGATAGCTCCAGTCGCCCTGGCTGATCGACAACGCCCGGCGCAGCTGCTGCTCGGCCATCGGACCCAGGATCAGGCCGACGACGATGGGCGCGATGGGATAGCCGTAAAGCCGCATCACATAGCCCAGCACGCCGAAGCCCAGCAGCATCCCCAGTTCGACGCTGGAGGGATTGGCGCCGATGGTGCCCAGCGTCGCGAACAGCAGGATGCCGGCATAGAGCCAGGGTTTCGGCACGGTCAAGAGCCTCACCCACAGCCCGATCAGCGGCAGGTTCAGCACCAGCAGCATGGCGTTGGCGATCAGCAGGCTGGCGATCAGCCCCCAGACCAGCGTCGGGTTGGTGGCAAAGAGCAGCGGGCCGGGCTGCAGCCCGAACTGCTGGAAACCCGCCAGCATGATCGCCGCCGTGGCCGAGGTCGGCAGGCCCAGCGTCAAGAGCGGCACCAGCGTGCCCGCCGCGCTGGCGTTGTTCGCCGCTTCGGGACCGGCCACGCCCTCAATGGCGCCCTGGCCGAATTCCTCGGGGTGCTTCGAGAGCTTCTTCTCGGTCGCATAGGACAGGAAGGTGCCGATCTCGGCCCCGCCCGCGGGCATGGCGCCGATCGGGAAGCCGATGACGGTGCCGCGCAGCCAGGGTTTCCACGAACGCGCCCAGTCCTGGCGATTCATCCAGACCGAGCCCTTGACGGCGGTAACCTCGTCTTCGTGCTGATCGCGCTGCCCGGCGATGAACAGCGCCTCGCCCACCGCAAACATGGCGACGGCCATGGTGGTGACCTCGATCCCGTCCAGCAGCTCGGCCTGGCCGAAGGACAGCCGCGCCTGGCCGGTGAGCTGGTCGATGCCGACGCAGGCCAGCGCCAGGCCCAGGAACAGCGAGGTCAGCCCGCGCAGCGCCGAATCGCCGAAAGCGGCCGAGACGGTGACGAAGGCCAGCACCATCAGCGCGAAATATTCCCGCGGCCCGAACACCAGCGCCAGCTTGACGATGGTCGGCGCCAGGAAGGCCAGCAGCAGCGTGGCGATCAGCCCGGCGATGAAGCTGCCGATGGCGGCGGTGGCCAGCGCCGGCCCGCCCCGGCCCTTGCGGGCCATCTTGTTGCCTTCCAGCGCGGTGATGATCGAGGCGCTTTCGCCCGGCGTATTGAGCAGGATCGAGGTGGTCGAGCCGCCATACATGCCGCCGTAATAGATGCCGGCGAACATGATGAGCGACCCCGCCGGGTCCAGCCGATAGGTGACGGGCAGCAGCAGCGCCACGGTCAGCGCCGGGCCGATGCCGGGCAGGACCCCCACGGCAGTGCCCAGCGTGACGCCGATCAGCGCATAGAACAGCAGCATCGGGTCGGCGGCGGTCGCCAGCCCCTGCATCAGGAAATCGAAGGCGCCCATGGCTCAGCCCCCCGGGAAGAACAGATGCTCCAGCGGGCCGGGCGGCAGGTGCAGCATCAGAAGTTGCGAGAAGACCACCCAGACCACGAAGGCGAAGGCGATGCCGATGGGCAGGGTCAGCGCCAGGTTGCGCTTGCCGAAGGCGAAGGCGGTGCAGGCAAACAGGATGCCCGTCGCGATGGAAAAGCCCGCGACATGCAAAAGCAGCAGCTGGATGGCAAGGCCTGCGACGATCCACAGCACCGGGGCGGCCCGCTGCGGCGGGCGTTCGGGGAAATCGCCGCGCAGCGCGGCCAGCACGGTCCAGCCGGCCAGGCCCAGAAGGCAGAAGGCCACGACGCGCGGCACGCTGGCCGGGCCGACGCCGGAATAGCCGCCCAGGTCGGCCAGCCGCGCGCTGTCCCACAGCATCACCCCGGCGATGACGGCAAGGCCGAGCGCGATGACAAGCGCCGCCCCATCCGGGCGGCGCTTGGTTTGCGGTTGCAGGTCGCTCATTTCACCAGACCGATGTCCTTGAGGATCGCGGCGGTGGATTCCTCGTCCTTGGCGAGCTGGGCGTCGAACTCCGGCCCGGCCAGGAAGGTGTCGATCCAGCCCTTGTTGGCCAGCTGCTTCTGCCAGTTTTCCGACTTGGCCATCTTCTCGATATCGGCGGTGACCTTGGCTTTCTGCTCGTCCGAAAGCCCCGGCGCGGCCGCGACCATGCGCCAGTTCTGCAGATCGACGTCCAGGCCCGATTCCTTCAGCGTCGGCGCGTCCACGCCCTCGATCCGCTCGGGCGAGGAGACCGCGAGCAGGCGCAGGGTGCCGGCCTTGACCTGGGCCTCGAACTCGCCCAGCGAGGAGACGCCCGCTGTGACCTGGTTGCCCAGGATCGCGGCCAGCGCCTCGCCGCCGCCAGAATAGGCGATGTAGTTGATCTTGGTCGGATCGACGCCGGCCGCCTTGGCGATCAGGCCGACGGCGATATGGTCGGTGCCACCGGCCGAGCCGCCGGCCCAGCTGACCGCGCCCGGGTCCGCCTTCAGCTTCTCGACCAGCCCGGCCATGTCCTGGATCTCGGACGCGGCCGGGACCACGATGGCCTCGTATTCGCCGGTCAGCCGCGCGATGGGCGTCACGTCCTTCAGCGAGACGGGCGAGCCGTTGGTCAGGATGGCGCCGACCATAACATAGCCGCCGACGATCAGCGCATCCGGGTTGCCCTTGTTCTGGCTGGCGAATTGCGCCAGGCCGATGGTGCCGCCGGCGCCGGGCACGTTCTGGACCTGCACCGATTTCGAGATGCCGTCCTCTTGCAGCACGGTCTGCATGGTGCGCGCGGTCTGGTCCCAGCCGCCGCCGGGGTTGGCGGGCGCGATGATGGTGTAATCGGCCATGGCCGGCAGCGCCATGGCGCCGGCAAAGAGGCTGGCGAGAACGAGATGCTTCATGGTTTCCTCCGCATCGACCGGACGCGCGCGGCGCCGGCCCGTTTGGCTGTTTTTCTGGCTTTGGCCCGCATTTCTCCCAAAACGCGGGCGGTCCTCCGTGAACCCGGTGGCGGGCCCTGCGCCCTTTGCATCACAGAAACCTGTCATGGACCTGACGCGGGCGTGAAAAATTTGCCGGAAACGCTATCTGGCGGACAGCGCCCGGTTCCAGCGCGACAGCAGCCGCGCCCGCGTCGCCTGGTCCAGATAGGCCAGAAGGCCCGGGCTGACCGGCACCGGCTTCAGCCGCACGCCCTCCAGCCCCGCCATGCCGCCCAGCGGCGAATCCTGCCCCGCGACTTCAAGGCTGACGGCCGACAGCCGCAGCGTACGCGACAGCAGCGCCTGCCCCTCGGGCGACATCAGGAAGGCCAAGAACTCCGCGCCCAGTTCCGGCGCCCGCGCCGCGCGCGGCACCAGCGCCACGCGCGAAACGACCACGGTGAAGTCGCGCGGCAGGATCACCCCCACCTCGGGGTGCTGGCGCGCCCAGTCGGCGGCATAGGAGCCAAGCAGATTGTAGCCCACCGCCAGCCTTCCGTCGGCGATGCGGGTCAGGATCTCGGCCGTGGTCGGGTATTGCCGCACGCCCATGCGGCCCATCGCGCGCACCACCTCCCAGATCTTCGGGTAAAGCTCCTGGTCGCGGGCCAGGAACAGATAGCCCACGCCCGAGCGCGCCACGTCATAGGTGCCGATGCGGCCCTGCGCCTCGGCCGGATGCCCGGCCATCCATTCCAGCAGCTCGGCCCGGGTCGAGGGCGGCGGGTGGTCGCGGAAGCTGGGCTTGTGATAGGCGAAGACGGCGGGCTCGAAGGTCAGCGCATAGGCGGTGTCGCGCCAGTTCGCCCAATCCGGCCAGCCGGGCGTGTCGGGCGTCACCACCGGCCGGGCAAAGCCGTCGTTCGCCAGTTTCACCTGCAGGTCCATGGCCGAGGAAAAGGCGAAATCCGCCGTGCCGGTGCCCGCCTCGGTCTCGGCCACGATGCGGTCGTGCAGGGCGCCGGTCAGCAGGTTCTCGTAGCGCAGGGCAAGGTCGGGCCGGCGCTGCTGAAGGCCTCGACCAGCGGCCGGGCCAGATCGTCGTCGAGCGAGGAATAGATCGTGAGTTCGCCCGCCGCCTGCCCCGAGGGCGCGGGAAACAGCACCGCCTCGGCCCGGGCGATGCCGGTCAGGGCCAGGATCAGCAGGGCGGACACGAGGGCAAGGCGCATGATGGCCGCCAGACTGCCCCAGCCGGACCCCGTTCACAAGCGCCGGCACGCAGGCTAACCTGCCGGACCGGAGAGGGATTCATGCGCATCCTGCTGGTCGAGGACAATCTTTCGCTGGCCGAGGGCCTGTCGGCGCTCTTGCGCCAGTCCGGCTATGCCGTGGACGTGGTCCATGACGGCGCCTCCGCCGAGGCCCTGGCGGCGGCCGAAAGCTTCGAGCTGGTGATCCTGGACCTGAACCTGCCGCAGATGGACGGGCTGGAAGTCCTGCGCGCCATGCGGGCACGGCGCAACCCGGCCGCGGTGATGATCCTGACCGCGCGCGGCACGCCCGAGGAGCGGGTGCGCGGCCTCGACCTCGGTGCCGACGACTATCTGATCAAGCCCTTCGACATCGGCGAATTCGAGGCCCGCATCCGCTCGCTCTTGCGCCGGCAGGCCGGGCTGCGCACGGCGACGGTCAGCTTCGGCGCGCTGAGCTTCGACCAGAACAGCCGCAGCTTTTCGGTCGAGGGCCAGCCGCTGGACCTGCCCGCGCGCGAACGCGGCCTGCTGGAGCTGCTCATCACCCGCGCCGGCAAGGTGGTGCCGCGCGACAGCATCGTGCAGTCGCTGACCTCGCTGGAGGACGACCTGTCGGCCAATGCCATCGAGCAATATGTCAGCCGGCTGCGCAAGCGCCTGGCGGCGGCCGGGCTGACGGTGCGCACGGCGCGCGGCATCGGCTATTTCCTGGACCGGGCATGAGCCGGCCGTTTTCCATCCGCCGCCGGCTGCTGCTGTGGCTCTTGGCGGCGACGGCGGTCTTCGGCGCGCTGGCGCTGGTCGACACCGGGCGCGAGGCGCGGCACATGGCGACGGCGCTGGCCGACCGGGTGCTGGCCGGCTCAGCCCTGGTCATCGCCGAACGCGCCTCGCTGGACGAAGAGGGCATGATCGCCATCGAGATCCCCTATGGCGCGCTGGAAATGCTGAGTTCGGCGGCCGAGGACCGGGTGTTCTATCGCGTCGACGGCCCGCCGGGGCGGCTGGTCACCGGCTATGCCGACCTGCCGGTGGCGCCGGCGGTGCCGGGCGGCGATCCGGGCTTTGCCGACGGCCTGTTCCGCGACCAGCCGGTGCGGGTGGCGACGCTGGCCCGCGCCGCCTCGACCGGCATCGACGAGGTGCCCTTTACCGTCACCGTGGCCGAGACCACCACCGCGCGCGAGGAACTGACGCGGACCATCCTGATGCGCTCGGCCCTGCGGCTGGGGCTGATGATGCTGGGCGCGGCGCTGATCGTCGGCATCGCGGTCACCGTCTCGCTGCGGCCCTTGTCGCGGCTCTCCGAGGCGATCGCCACCCGCAGCCCCGACGACCTTTCGCCGGTCGAGACCCCGGTGCCCAGCGAGGTGCGCGGGCTGGTCGGCGCCATCAACGGCTTCATGCTGCGGCTGAAATCGGCGCTGGACGGGTTGCGCAATTTCACCGGCAACGCCGGCCACCAGCTGCGCACGCCGCTGGCCGTGGTGCGCACGCAGCTGGCGCTGGCGGCCCGCGCCGGCACGCTGGCCGAGGCGCAGGCCGCCGCTGCCAAGGGCGACGCGGCGGTCGCCCATGCCGAGCGCATCCTGGCGCAGCTTCTGCTTTTGGCCAAGGTCGATGCGGCGGCGGGCCGGGCGCCCGACGTGATCGACCTTGCCGCCTTCGCCCGCGACCTGACCGCCGAGCAGATCCCCGCCGCCGCCGAGGCCGGCATCGACCTGGGCTTCGAGGGCGGCCTCGAGGGCGAGGGCCCCCTGCCCGTCCGCGCCGAGCCGCTGCTCTTGGGCGAGGCGCTGGCCAACCTGATCTCGAACGCGATCCTGCACACCGGGCGCGGCGCGATGGTGACGATCCGCGTCCGCGCCGAGGGCGACGAGGCCGTGCTGGAGGTCGAGGACGACGGCCCCGGCATCCCCGCCGAGGCCCGCGCCGCCGCCATCGGCCGCTTCGCGCGCGGCCAGGGTCCGAGCCAAGGGCCGGGCCTGGGCCTGGGCCTGCCGGTGGTCGAGGAAATCGCCCGGCTTTTCGGCGGCCGGCTGGGCCTGCACCCCGGCGCCGGCGGTCGCGGCCTTTGCGCCCGGCTGCATTTCCCCCGCGCCGCCTGATCCCCCGATTTGCAGAATCGGCGCCGCCATGGCATCGCGCGCCTTTCACCCGCAGGAACCACCGCCATGCCGCCCACCTCTCGCCAGACCCGGTCGATGCTTCTGGGGTGTTTCCTGGCCGGCGGCCTGGGCATCGGCGTCTGGGGCGCCAACCTGCCGGCGCTCGCCCGCCGCACCGGCATGGACGAGGCGCAG
This window of the Paracoccus sp. N5 genome carries:
- a CDS encoding 3-deoxy-7-phosphoheptulonate synthase, with product MTIQTENLHIDSLRLLPAPAALAAELPRDDAISRLVTESRAAIRAILAGRDRRLLVVVGPCSIHDPKAALDYAARLAEERRALSDRLEIVMRVYFEKPRTTVGWKGLINDPHLDGSDRIEDGLPMARRLLLDINRLGLPAATEFLDPILPQYFADLIAWGAIGARTTESQIHRQLASGLSCPVGFKNGTDGGVQVALDAIRSAAGAHSFPAITADGRAAIARTTGNAACHLVLRGGHAGSNYGAADVEAVAAAAARAGVDPGIVIDASHANSGKDAARQPAVIADIAAQIRDGETRIRGVMLESNLVAGRQDLAPDRVPTYGQSITDACLGWEDTRRLLHGLAATLDAQARAA
- a CDS encoding tripartite tricarboxylate transporter permease, whose product is MGAFDFLMQGLATAADPMLLFYALIGVTLGTAVGVLPGIGPALTVALLLPVTYRLDPAGSLIMFAGIYYGGMYGGSTTSILLNTPGESASIITALEGNKMARKGRGGPALATAAIGSFIAGLIATLLLAFLAPTIVKLALVFGPREYFALMVLAFVTVSAAFGDSALRGLTSLFLGLALACVGIDQLTGQARLSFGQAELLDGIEVTTMAVAMFAVGEALFIAGQRDQHEDEVTAVKGSVWMNRQDWARSWKPWLRGTVIGFPIGAMPAGGAEIGTFLSYATEKKLSKHPEEFGQGAIEGVAGPEAANNASAAGTLVPLLTLGLPTSATAAIMLAGFQQFGLQPGPLLFATNPTLVWGLIASLLIANAMLLVLNLPLIGLWVRLLTVPKPWLYAGILLFATLGTIGANPSSVELGMLLGFGVLGYVMRLYGYPIAPIVVGLILGPMAEQQLRRALSISQGDWSYLLHSPIAATLLGIAALALIVPLILRARGKGQVLAQLAGDED
- a CDS encoding response regulator transcription factor, which gives rise to MRILLVEDNLSLAEGLSALLRQSGYAVDVVHDGASAEALAAAESFELVILDLNLPQMDGLEVLRAMRARRNPAAVMILTARGTPEERVRGLDLGADDYLIKPFDIGEFEARIRSLLRRQAGLRTATVSFGALSFDQNSRSFSVEGQPLDLPARERGLLELLITRAGKVVPRDSIVQSLTSLEDDLSANAIEQYVSRLRKRLAAAGLTVRTARGIGYFLDRA
- a CDS encoding ABC transporter substrate-binding protein; this translates as MAETEAGTGTADFAFSSAMDLQVKLANDGFARPVVTPDTPGWPDWANWRDTAYALTFEPAVFAYHKPSFRDHPPPSTRAELLEWMAGHPAEAQGRIGTYDVARSGVGYLFLARDQELYPKIWEVVRAMGRMGVRQYPTTAEILTRIADGRLAVGYNLLGSYAADWARQHPEVGVILPRDFTVVVSRVALVPRAARAPELGAEFLAFLMSPEGQALLSRTLRLSAVSLEVAGQDSPLGGMAGLEGVRLKPVPVSPGLLAYLDQATRARLLSRWNRALSAR
- a CDS encoding tripartite tricarboxylate transporter substrate binding protein yields the protein MKHLVLASLFAGAMALPAMADYTIIAPANPGGGWDQTARTMQTVLQEDGISKSVQVQNVPGAGGTIGLAQFASQNKGNPDALIVGGYVMVGAILTNGSPVSLKDVTPIARLTGEYEAIVVPAASEIQDMAGLVEKLKADPGAVSWAGGSAGGTDHIAVGLIAKAAGVDPTKINYIAYSGGGEALAAILGNQVTAGVSSLGEFEAQVKAGTLRLLAVSSPERIEGVDAPTLKESGLDVDLQNWRMVAAAPGLSDEQKAKVTADIEKMAKSENWQKQLANKGWIDTFLAGPEFDAQLAKDEESTAAILKDIGLVK
- a CDS encoding sensor histidine kinase, which translates into the protein MSRPFSIRRRLLLWLLAATAVFGALALVDTGREARHMATALADRVLAGSALVIAERASLDEEGMIAIEIPYGALEMLSSAAEDRVFYRVDGPPGRLVTGYADLPVAPAVPGGDPGFADGLFRDQPVRVATLARAASTGIDEVPFTVTVAETTTAREELTRTILMRSALRLGLMMLGAALIVGIAVTVSLRPLSRLSEAIATRSPDDLSPVETPVPSEVRGLVGAINGFMLRLKSALDGLRNFTGNAGHQLRTPLAVVRTQLALAARAGTLAEAQAAAAKGDAAVAHAERILAQLLLLAKVDAAAGRAPDVIDLAAFARDLTAEQIPAAAEAGIDLGFEGGLEGEGPLPVRAEPLLLGEALANLISNAILHTGRGAMVTIRVRAEGDEAVLEVEDDGPGIPAEARAAAIGRFARGQGPSQGPGLGLGLPVVEEIARLFGGRLGLHPGAGGRGLCARLHFPRAA
- a CDS encoding nitrilase-related carbon-nitrogen hydrolase, giving the protein MKIALWQAPPTNGRIDAVFRAICQQLRAASAAGAGLLLTPELILPGYNRPDLHAALAQPLEGAWITRLRAMAREAGCGLCLGWAERAGEALYNAVTVIGADGAILSHYRKIQLYGAMEQAGFRRGTELPPVFQLAGQGAATLVCYDIEFPGHAAALARDGARLILVPTANPLGFEHVQRVLVPARAHESGAVVAYANYAGAEAGLDYGGLSVIAGPDGQPLAMAGARGEALLVVDLAAADAVPPEGRAALAREYRPGGKGA
- a CDS encoding tripartite tricarboxylate transporter TctB family protein encodes the protein MSDLQPQTKRRPDGAALVIALGLAVIAGVMLWDSARLADLGGYSGVGPASVPRVVAFCLLGLAGWTVLAALRGDFPERPPQRAAPVLWIVAGLAIQLLLLHVAGFSIATGILFACTAFAFGKRNLALTLPIGIAFAFVVWVVFSQLLMLHLPPGPLEHLFFPGG
- a CDS encoding NAD(P)/FAD-dependent oxidoreductase; this encodes MTDRPVTAFGPDFPFAYDDWLRHPAGLGAIPAERFGTKVAVIGAGCAGIVASHELMKLGLHPEIYESAKLGGRLRSEIFEGTEDVVAELGGMRFPVSSTAFYHYVDLVGLESRPFPNPLTAAAGSTVIDLEGETHFARSLDDLPRLYHEVATAYRAALEEHADFAALQQAVRDRDVARLKALWDPLVAQWDERTFYDFVISSRAFRGLGFRHREVFGQVGFGTGGWDSDFPNSMLEILRVNLLELDDNQRFIVGGVENVLQRLWRQPAVCVHWPAGTTLSALNGGATLGRACRIARKGSGFTVTDQWGVARDYAAVLVTCQSHLLTTSVAVDESIFDQKLWMALDRTRYMQAAKTFVMVDRPFWNDTDPATGRPLLSMTLTDRLTRGSYFFDNGPDRPGVICLSYSWMTDALKVLPLAPERRVELALDALDKIYPGVDIRSHIRGAPICVSWEADENFLGAFKGALPGHYRYNHRMYGHFMQGAMPEEQRGIFLAGDGISWTPAWVEGAVQTALNAVWGVMAHLGGACAPENPGPGELWPRIGPLALPD